The nucleotide sequence CATTTTCAATAGTTTAACGCTAAAAACTAATATCCTATCGGTAAAAAGAAATACAAATTTGAATACTACAAGCAATATAGATAGCACTATAAGCGATGAAGCCCCTGTAAAGGAAATAAGTGATACAGAAATTGCCAATTTAATAAAATCCGGTGCTACAATAATAGATATAAGAGATAAATGGGAAACACCTAAAATTACAAACTACAAAATAGAACAACTACCGTATAATGAATTATTAAGCAATAATGATATGATAGAGATGGACAAAGAATATGTTTTTGTATGCCAAGCAGGCGTTAGAAGTAAAAATTTAGTTTCATACTTGCAAACAAAACTTAATCATAAAAAATTATACAGCTTAAAAGGAGGAGCATTAAAATTAGTATCACATGAATGAAAGAAAAATAAAAAATATATTTATTGAAGGAGCTATCACTCCAAATTTTATAGCCGAGTCTATTGCTAAGCACCAAAACAAAACAGACATAGGGGCACATCAAATATTTTTAGGTCAAGTAAGAGCAGATATTATTGACAATAAAGAAGTAGAATTAATAGAATACTCTTGCTATACAGATATGGCTTTAAATACATTTCACAATATAAGAGAATCCTGTTTTGAAAAATTTGACATTTCCTGTATGCACATTTATCACAGCATTGGCAAAGTTAAAAAAGGAGAAATATGCCTATTTATTTTTGTTTCATCTAAACACCGAAAAGTAGCATTTGAAGCGTGTAGTTTTTTGGTTGAAGAAATCAAAACAAAAGTTCCAATTTTTGGTAAAGAGGTTTTTAAGAATGAAGATTTTAAATGGAAAGTAAATAATTAAATAAATGGTAGATATAACAGCAAAATCAAACACACTAAGACAAGCCATAGCTACAGCAATAGTTAAAGTAAGCAAAAAAGAAACTATTGAAGCTATAAAAAACAACACCGTTCCTAAAGGAAATGTACTTGAAATTTCAAAAGCGGCAGGTCTTTTAGGGGTAAAACAAACGGCTAATTTAATTCCGGATTGTCATCCTTTGCCTATAGAATATACTCATATAAGCTACGAAATAAAAGGTTTAGAAATAACTATAACTATGGAGGTAAAAACCATATATAAAACCGGAGTTGAAGTGGAAGCTATGCACGGTGTATCTATAGTAGCACTAACCATGTACGATATGCTAAAACCTATAGATAAAGGTATTGAAATACAAAATATTAAATTATTAGAAAAGAAAGGTGGAAAATCTGATTATAAATATCAAATTAATAAAAAGGCATTAAAAGCTGTTGTAATAGTATGTTCAGATACCATTTCTGCCGGCAAAAAAGAAGATAGAGCAGGCAAAGCCATTATAAATAAGCTTAAAGAAAGTGAAATTGAAATTTTAAAATACGAAATTATCCCTGATGAAAAAGAGATTATTCAATCAAAAGTTGAAACATACAGCGAAGCAAAAGCTGACTTACTCATATTTACAGGAGGCACAGGATTATCGCCAAGAGATGTTACGCCAGAATCTATAAGCCCGCTTTTAGATAGAGAAATACCCGGCATAGCCGAAGCTGCAAGAAATTATGGACAAGAAAGAACACCTTATTCTATGCTATCGAGAAGTTTGGCCGGAGTAAAAGGCGAAACATTAATACTTTCACTACCGGGTTCTACAAAAGGAGCTCAAGAATCTATGGATGCGTTGTTTCCTCAGCTACTCCATATTTTCAATATTTTAAAAGGAAAACAACATCAATAAAAATAAAAATTACACCTATGGAAGATTCGGAAAAATTATTAGCATGCACACAGTGTATATCTATAAACAAAAATATACGCTCACTCACTTATGACGAATGTAGGCTGCTTAGTTTAGCAAAAACCAGGAACGTATATAAAAAAGGACAAGTTATTTTCAATGAATCAAATCATCCTTCGGGGTTGTATTGCATTCAAAGAGGCATGGTTAAAATATATAAATTAAGATTAGACGGCAAAGAACAAATAGTGAGATTTGCAGGAGATGGAGATTTTATAGGCTACCGATCGGTATTAAGTCAAGAACCTTACAGAGCTTCTGCTGTTGCTATATCCGATACTTACTTATGCCATATTCCCTCTAAAAGCTTATTTGAGTTTATTGAACAAAATCCAAAATTTGCGGTTCAATTAATTAAAAACTTAGCAGAAAATTTAAGAGATGCAGAAAGGCGGTTAATTAATATATCTAGCATGCAAGCGGGTGCAAGAGTTGCCAGTGCCATTTTATTACTTTATAACAAATTTGGTGTAAATAACAAAGGTGAATTGAATGTACACCTTACTAGAAAAGAAATAGGAGAACTGGCAAATGCTACTACCGAAACAGCCATAAGAGAAATTTCAAAACTTAAAAAAGAAGGAATTATCAATATAAAAGGTAAAGAACTTATTCTTAAAAAAATAGATAAACTAAAAGAGATAAGCGAATTTATATAGTAAAATATAAAATGGTTTAATCTATTTTTGGTATAAATTCCTTAATGGTTTTGATAAGGTTTTCCATTATTGTGCTTAGTGGAAGTACGTATTTCTTTTCTATCCCAATTCCAATAAACCTGCTGATAGCTTCTCCATAAATAATCTATAGGAGCTACTAAAAAGTGCATAAACCGAGTAAATGGTATTATGGCTATAATAAAAAATGCCGAAAATATATGCAATCTAATTATCCAAGGTAAACTTACCACTACTGAAGCATCGGGATTAAATAAAAACACCGATTTTAAATAAGGACTTAAACTACTGGCAAACCAAGATGAACCCCATCTGTGAGAATAAGCCACCAATAACCCCGAAACGATTTGAACTAAAAGTATTAAATACACAATCATATCCATACTATTGCTTACTTCCATCAATCTTTTTTGAGTCAATCTTCTATGAATAAGTAAACAAATACCCAACAATAAACTTAAACCAAAAGCAAAAGCCGTAACCTCTAAAATTAATAAACGAACAGGCATTCTATTCCACAGCAAAACAGTTTTTGGGAATAAAAAAGCCGTTAAATGACCAAAAAATAAAAATATTATACTCCAGTGAAATAATTGGCTACCCAAAAATAATTTTTTACCCTCTAAAAACTGTGTTGATAAAGACGAAACTTTAAACTCTGTAGTACGATAACGAACTATACTTCCTATTAAAAAAACAGCTATAGCCGCATACGGCAATCCTGTAAATATTAAATTATTAATAACGGCACTGCCCGATGTAAATAGATTATACAAAACACATAATGCCAAAATAAACAAACCTGCATACAATAAAAGCTTTACATTGAGATTTATGGAGTTAACTATGTTGTCTTTTTTAAGTACTACAATTATTAAAATAAAAAATGCCAAAAAAGCCAATATCATTCCGGCTATCGTTAAAAAATAATCAGATTGTAAAATATTATTTTGAGCTTTTAAACCTGAAAATGGTATTAGCATTAAAAACAAGGCTATGTTTATCCATTTTGTTTTTGTTATTTTTTCTAATAAATTTTTCATATCTATTTATTTATGCTTTACTGTTTTTTTATTTAATATTATTATATACTTGGCATCCTGTCTTCACATTATTTTGATTCATAAATGAATCTAAATTATTTTGAAGCGTAGGTAGCTCTGTTTTCTTTTCAAAAGGTTTAACATTCTTATAATCTTTATTTATAAGCATTTCTAAGGCACGCAAAGCATGTTCGTAAAGATTAATTTCTTGTTTTGTCAGCTCCTGTTGAATTACTATTTTATACTTTCTTTTCATAACCCTGTTTCTAAAATCAATTCTTGATTGACTAAACTCAACCAACATCATTTTCATACAAGGTTGCAATACGTTAGCTACAAATTCTTCAACAAATTCCTCATCCTTTTTAGTTAACAAAAGAAGTATAAATGGAAGATTATCTGACAATTCACAGCCTGTATCTATATTGTGCTCTTTCATCTCTCGCTGCATTTGCACTAAAAACTCTCCACGTTTATAATCTTCGCCAAATAGAACATATCCTAAATCTAAATAGCAAAGTGCCTGAATATGAAAAGTTTTAGCAAATACTTCCTCTATATCATGCAAAGTATGCGTATTAGCATAATCTAATAAAGGCTTAAAGGTTTCTGCTGCCTCTTTTGAGTGTTTTTTCAGCAATTGATAGCATGCCTCCAAATTTTCTATATATTCATCTCCTGTAGGATATTGAAACACATTTGCTAATGATATGTATAGTTCTTTGTTCATTTTTATAATCCTCTTGCCGGACGTTCTTTAAACCCAAAGCCTGTTTCTCCTTTTACGTCTGCTGTAGCTTCTAACATTTCTATTGACTCTTCTCTATGGCTTGGAGGAATTACAAATCGCTCATCAAAAGTAGCTAATGATGTTAATCTGAAAATAGCATTTGCTTCATGCTCTGTCATTCCCACTTTTGAAAGAACTTCATTAACATACTTTTCTGATATATCTCCTACTGTTGCTCTTCTTCTGTGTATTTTTACTGCCAATAATTTTTCTAATACTTTTTGTACCGTTTCTACATCTCCAGCAGAAAACATAGATGCTAAATATTTCATTGGCAATCTTGATTTATCTATACCGGCAAATAAAGATGAACTTGTGGTTTCATAAATGCCATCATCTCCTACTTGAGCCATGGCTGGCAACATAGGCGGAACATAAAATAAGTTAGGCAATGTTCTAAATTCAGGGTGCAAAGGC is from Chitinophagales bacterium and encodes:
- a CDS encoding molybdenum cofactor biosynthesis protein MoaE, with product MNERKIKNIFIEGAITPNFIAESIAKHQNKTDIGAHQIFLGQVRADIIDNKEVELIEYSCYTDMALNTFHNIRESCFEKFDISCMHIYHSIGKVKKGEICLFIFVSSKHRKVAFEACSFLVEEIKTKVPIFGKEVFKNEDFKWKVNN
- a CDS encoding bifunctional molybdenum cofactor biosynthesis protein MoaC/MoaB translates to MVDITAKSNTLRQAIATAIVKVSKKETIEAIKNNTVPKGNVLEISKAAGLLGVKQTANLIPDCHPLPIEYTHISYEIKGLEITITMEVKTIYKTGVEVEAMHGVSIVALTMYDMLKPIDKGIEIQNIKLLEKKGGKSDYKYQINKKALKAVVIVCSDTISAGKKEDRAGKAIINKLKESEIEILKYEIIPDEKEIIQSKVETYSEAKADLLIFTGGTGLSPRDVTPESISPLLDREIPGIAEAARNYGQERTPYSMLSRSLAGVKGETLILSLPGSTKGAQESMDALFPQLLHIFNILKGKQHQ
- a CDS encoding Crp/Fnr family transcriptional regulator; this encodes MEDSEKLLACTQCISINKNIRSLTYDECRLLSLAKTRNVYKKGQVIFNESNHPSGLYCIQRGMVKIYKLRLDGKEQIVRFAGDGDFIGYRSVLSQEPYRASAVAISDTYLCHIPSKSLFEFIEQNPKFAVQLIKNLAENLRDAERRLINISSMQAGARVASAILLLYNKFGVNNKGELNVHLTRKEIGELANATTETAIREISKLKKEGIINIKGKELILKKIDKLKEISEFI
- the narI gene encoding respiratory nitrate reductase subunit gamma, with the protein product MKNLLEKITKTKWINIALFLMLIPFSGLKAQNNILQSDYFLTIAGMILAFLAFFILIIVVLKKDNIVNSINLNVKLLLYAGLFILALCVLYNLFTSGSAVINNLIFTGLPYAAIAVFLIGSIVRYRTTEFKVSSLSTQFLEGKKLFLGSQLFHWSIIFLFFGHLTAFLFPKTVLLWNRMPVRLLILEVTAFAFGLSLLLGICLLIHRRLTQKRLMEVSNSMDMIVYLILLVQIVSGLLVAYSHRWGSSWFASSLSPYLKSVFLFNPDASVVVSLPWIIRLHIFSAFFIIAIIPFTRFMHFLVAPIDYLWRSYQQVYWNWDRKEIRTSTKHNNGKPYQNH